One window of the Archaeoglobus sulfaticallidus PM70-1 genome contains the following:
- a CDS encoding 3-hydroxyacyl-CoA dehydrogenase/enoyl-CoA hydratase family protein → MKKIAVLGAGAMGHGIAYVSALAGYDVWVRDIDQKFLDKALENIKKMLEKAVAKGKMKEEKAKEVLDRLHFTLDMKEAIEGAELVIEAVPEIMDLKKKVFEEVQKYASPECYFATNTSGLSITEIANITDRPEKFMGLHFFNPVPIMQLVEVIKGEKTADSTIEYGVNFVKSIGKTPVVVKKDVEGFIVNRCLVPYLALAIDDVGRGVATKEEIDATMKYKYAFPMGPIELGDFVGLDILYYGGEQWSLVPNADILKEKIEKKELGMKTGRGFYDWSKGRPEIPKELAGKYDALRLIAPMVNIASGLIEMGVASAEEIDLAMKLGTNMPKGPCELGDEIGLDVILKKLEELYEEKKLDVLKPTELLKKMVAEGKLGKKSGEGFYSYKAGEVTFKNIIVEKDDKIAKIILNRPHRLNALSFELLDELEMALKQLAKDESRVLIITGSGDKAFSAGFDLQEALADPSTLRPANSAMVAARGQEVFTLIERFPKPVIAAINGYAFGGGCELTLACDFRIMSKAGKIGLTETAIGLIPGWGGTQRMAKLIGLAKAKELIFLAKRLTADEAEAIGLVNKAVDPDKFWDEVMALANALAEMPPISLRVAKYAINYGYELPVEVGQAIEAAYFGIATSTEDVMEGVRAFFERRKPEFKGR, encoded by the coding sequence AAGGAAGAGAAGGCAAAGGAAGTACTTGACAGACTACATTTCACTCTCGACATGAAGGAGGCTATTGAGGGAGCTGAGCTTGTTATCGAGGCTGTTCCAGAGATTATGGATCTGAAAAAGAAGGTTTTTGAGGAGGTGCAGAAGTACGCCTCTCCAGAATGCTACTTCGCAACCAACACTTCCGGCCTGAGCATAACCGAGATAGCCAATATCACCGACAGGCCGGAGAAGTTCATGGGACTTCACTTCTTCAACCCGGTTCCGATAATGCAGCTTGTTGAAGTCATCAAGGGTGAAAAAACGGCTGATTCAACAATAGAGTATGGTGTCAACTTCGTAAAGAGCATTGGTAAAACACCGGTTGTTGTCAAGAAGGATGTTGAGGGATTCATAGTTAACAGATGCCTCGTGCCATATCTCGCTCTTGCCATAGACGATGTGGGCAGAGGTGTTGCAACGAAGGAAGAAATTGATGCCACGATGAAGTACAAGTACGCATTCCCGATGGGTCCAATCGAGCTTGGAGACTTCGTGGGACTGGATATCCTGTACTATGGTGGTGAGCAGTGGAGTCTCGTTCCAAATGCTGATATCCTGAAGGAGAAGATCGAGAAGAAAGAGCTTGGAATGAAGACCGGAAGGGGATTCTATGACTGGAGCAAGGGAAGACCAGAGATTCCGAAGGAGCTGGCTGGAAAGTACGATGCACTGAGGCTCATAGCCCCAATGGTCAACATAGCCTCTGGTCTGATCGAGATGGGAGTTGCCAGCGCTGAAGAAATCGATCTGGCAATGAAGCTCGGAACAAACATGCCGAAGGGCCCGTGTGAGCTTGGAGATGAGATTGGGCTGGATGTTATCCTCAAGAAGCTCGAAGAGCTTTACGAGGAGAAGAAACTGGATGTCCTCAAGCCAACTGAGCTGCTGAAGAAGATGGTCGCTGAGGGCAAGCTCGGAAAGAAGAGCGGAGAGGGATTCTACAGCTACAAGGCTGGGGAGGTCACATTCAAGAACATTATCGTCGAGAAGGATGACAAGATTGCAAAGATCATACTCAACAGACCCCACAGGCTGAACGCCCTGTCATTCGAGCTACTCGATGAGCTTGAGATGGCTCTTAAGCAGCTTGCAAAGGATGAGTCAAGAGTCCTGATCATCACCGGCTCAGGAGACAAGGCATTCTCCGCAGGATTCGATCTGCAGGAAGCTCTTGCGGATCCGTCAACACTGAGGCCAGCAAACTCCGCAATGGTTGCTGCGAGAGGTCAGGAAGTGTTCACCCTGATTGAGAGGTTCCCCAAGCCTGTCATAGCAGCAATAAACGGTTATGCCTTCGGCGGTGGATGTGAGCTCACGCTCGCATGCGATTTCAGGATAATGTCAAAGGCTGGAAAGATCGGGCTTACCGAGACGGCCATAGGCCTGATACCCGGATGGGGTGGCACACAGAGGATGGCAAAGCTTATCGGGCTTGCCAAGGCAAAGGAGCTGATATTCCTTGCCAAGAGGCTGACTGCAGATGAGGCTGAGGCAATAGGGCTTGTCAACAAGGCAGTAGATCCGGATAAGTTCTGGGATGAGGTTATGGCCCTGGCAAACGCCCTTGCAGAGATGCCACCTATATCGCTCAGAGTCGCGAAGTACGCGATAAACTACGGATACGAGCTACCGGTTGAGGTTGGACAGGCAATTGAGGCAGCTTACTTCGGAATTGCAACCTCCACAGAGGATGTTATGGAGGGTGTCAGGGCCTTCTTTGAGAGGAGGAAGCCCGAGTTCAAGGGAAGGTAA
- a CDS encoding electron transfer flavoprotein subunit beta/FixA family protein → MNIIVLAKHAPDPESEIRVSDDGKGVDQRGLVYDINDWDRYAVEEAIQIKEKVGGEVLVVGVGSKCEDTLRKCLAMGADRAIKVPYDTSMDAYQTAELIKEAIKDEKFDLIMAGYQSQDLNNALVGALLAGMLDLPYATGVTALEVEDGSIKVKRELEGGYGEEVVLPLPCLVTVQSGINEPRYVSIMGIKRAKSKEMKEVALEPTLSTLEIEKVYLPPVKKAEMIEGAPEEVAKKLIEILKERGLI, encoded by the coding sequence TTGAACATCATTGTTCTTGCGAAACATGCTCCGGATCCTGAAAGTGAGATTAGGGTAAGCGACGATGGTAAGGGTGTGGATCAGAGAGGTCTTGTGTACGACATAAACGACTGGGATAGATATGCTGTGGAGGAGGCAATCCAGATAAAGGAGAAGGTTGGTGGAGAGGTACTCGTTGTTGGTGTTGGGAGCAAGTGCGAAGACACCCTCAGGAAGTGCCTTGCAATGGGTGCTGACAGAGCAATAAAGGTGCCCTACGATACATCAATGGATGCCTATCAGACCGCAGAGCTCATAAAGGAGGCAATCAAGGACGAGAAGTTCGATCTCATAATGGCTGGTTATCAGTCTCAGGATCTGAACAACGCTCTTGTCGGTGCTCTCCTTGCCGGTATGCTAGATCTACCATACGCAACAGGAGTCACAGCCTTGGAAGTGGAGGATGGATCGATCAAGGTTAAAAGAGAGCTTGAGGGTGGATATGGTGAGGAGGTTGTTCTCCCATTGCCATGCCTGGTTACTGTGCAGAGTGGAATCAACGAGCCCAGATATGTTTCGATCATGGGTATAAAGAGAGCAAAGTCAAAGGAGATGAAGGAGGTTGCACTTGAGCCAACGCTCTCAACACTGGAGATCGAGAAGGTCTATCTGCCACCAGTCAAGAAGGCTGAGATGATTGAGGGTGCTCCTGAAGAGGTTGCCAAGAAGCTTATTGAGATTCTCAAGGAGAGGGGGTTGATATGA
- a CDS encoding electron transfer flavoprotein subunit alpha/FixB family protein: protein MMKVFVVAEHRMGELNPVSIELLNLANAIKKDSSVAVVLGKDVKGFADELAKFADKVYMVQDDSLENYNPETYTDVLMQIFAKEKPDVVLLPNTSFGIDLGPYLAAKLNAPIATDVVAVDASDGLKVSKYFFQGKLMTDLKLKEADTYVLTVRQGVFKEGEEVNGAVEELDIKPSKPARRQFVQYIEPEVGEVDITQADIVVTVGRGIEDASNIELAEQLAEMLGGVVAGSRPVIDNGWLPKDRQIGISGKTVKPKLYLGLAVSGAFQHVMGMKDSELIIAINKDPEAPIFGVAQYGIVGDIFEVVPALIEELEKIKG from the coding sequence ATGATGAAGGTTTTCGTTGTTGCCGAGCACAGGATGGGTGAGCTTAACCCCGTCAGCATCGAGCTGCTGAACCTTGCCAACGCGATAAAGAAGGATTCAAGCGTTGCGGTAGTACTTGGAAAGGATGTTAAGGGCTTTGCAGATGAGCTCGCCAAGTTTGCCGACAAGGTTTACATGGTTCAGGATGACTCCCTCGAAAACTACAACCCGGAAACATATACGGATGTTCTGATGCAGATTTTCGCTAAAGAGAAGCCAGATGTCGTTCTGCTCCCGAACACATCATTCGGTATAGACCTTGGACCATACCTTGCGGCAAAGCTGAACGCCCCAATAGCTACGGATGTCGTTGCGGTTGATGCATCAGATGGTCTGAAGGTATCAAAGTACTTCTTCCAGGGCAAGCTGATGACCGACCTCAAGCTGAAAGAGGCCGACACATATGTTCTCACAGTAAGACAGGGAGTATTCAAGGAGGGCGAGGAGGTTAATGGAGCTGTTGAGGAGCTTGACATCAAGCCGTCGAAGCCAGCCAGAAGGCAGTTCGTCCAGTACATCGAGCCAGAGGTTGGTGAGGTCGACATCACACAGGCTGATATAGTTGTTACCGTTGGTAGAGGAATTGAGGATGCTTCGAACATAGAACTTGCAGAGCAGCTTGCTGAAATGCTTGGCGGTGTTGTTGCAGGCAGCAGACCGGTTATCGACAACGGATGGCTGCCAAAGGACAGGCAGATTGGTATTTCAGGAAAGACCGTTAAGCCAAAGCTCTATCTCGGACTTGCCGTAAGCGGTGCATTCCAGCATGTAATGGGTATGAAGGACAGCGAGCTCATCATCGCAATAAACAAAGATCCGGAAGCTCCGATATTCGGAGTTGCCCAGTACGGAATAGTTGGAGATATCTTTGAGGTTGTTCCAGCACTGATCGAAGAGCTTGAGAAGATAAAGGGATAA
- a CDS encoding radical SAM protein — MRVAIVDGYVDEPSCLGVPPYISPYPRYIYGMLRALKINPLYTTIDAIRENYKLKRSLYDFDLVIVIAGMVVPGKYLGGKPASLKELINLFPATLRKILVGPIVIELSDRERRLLENYEIFGFPFEHQLFRYLSRFAGHAESAQARGRDFVNRFAILGAEVVKQHPDFPNIICEIETYKGCYWRKCSFCIERIHGEPNQRDPMAVIAEIEALYNQGCRYFRLGNQTDFMSYMGDFSHEVPRPNAEKMWNFHREIWRRCPKIRTLHIDNVNPKTISEWREESREIIKCITVYQTPGNVAAMGLESADERVIEENSLAAHPDEVLDAIELINRYGKFVGYNGLPYFLPGLNFVAGLKGETRETFEKNYEFLESVMERGLLLRRINIRQVKIYPGTQMYGFGDRLLKKHKKHFKVFKEKVRKNIDNTMLRRVLPKGRKLTDLRCEVVEGNITFARQLATYPILVGIQGKYPRNEFLDARVVDYGRRSVTAIKC, encoded by the coding sequence ATGAGAGTTGCAATAGTAGATGGATATGTCGATGAACCTTCCTGTCTGGGTGTACCCCCATACATCTCTCCATATCCCCGATACATCTACGGAATGCTCAGGGCTCTGAAGATAAACCCGCTCTACACGACAATAGATGCCATACGGGAAAACTATAAGCTGAAAAGATCACTCTACGATTTTGACCTCGTTATAGTTATTGCTGGAATGGTCGTCCCCGGCAAATATCTTGGAGGAAAGCCAGCCAGCCTGAAAGAACTCATCAACCTGTTCCCGGCAACCCTCAGAAAAATTCTCGTTGGGCCTATAGTCATTGAATTGAGCGACAGGGAGAGAAGGCTGCTCGAGAACTACGAGATATTCGGCTTTCCCTTTGAGCATCAGCTTTTCAGATACCTGTCAAGATTTGCCGGGCATGCTGAATCTGCACAGGCCAGAGGCAGGGATTTCGTGAACAGATTCGCGATTCTTGGAGCTGAGGTTGTGAAGCAGCATCCGGACTTTCCGAACATAATATGCGAGATTGAAACATACAAGGGATGCTACTGGAGGAAATGCAGCTTCTGCATAGAGAGGATTCATGGTGAGCCAAACCAGAGGGATCCGATGGCAGTTATAGCTGAAATTGAAGCCCTCTACAACCAGGGCTGCAGGTACTTCAGGCTCGGAAACCAGACGGACTTCATGAGCTATATGGGAGACTTCAGCCATGAAGTGCCAAGGCCCAATGCGGAAAAGATGTGGAACTTCCATCGCGAGATATGGAGGAGATGTCCAAAGATAAGAACCCTCCACATCGACAATGTGAACCCAAAAACGATTTCTGAATGGAGGGAGGAGAGCAGAGAGATAATAAAGTGCATAACAGTATACCAGACCCCCGGAAATGTTGCGGCGATGGGCCTTGAGAGTGCGGATGAGAGGGTTATCGAGGAGAACAGTTTAGCTGCTCATCCAGATGAGGTTCTGGATGCGATAGAATTGATAAACAGATACGGGAAATTCGTTGGCTACAATGGTCTGCCATACTTCCTGCCCGGACTAAACTTCGTTGCAGGACTGAAGGGGGAAACCAGGGAAACCTTCGAGAAGAACTACGAGTTTTTAGAGAGCGTTATGGAGAGAGGTTTGCTTTTAAGGAGGATAAACATACGGCAGGTTAAGATCTATCCAGGAACACAGATGTACGGCTTCGGAGACAGACTCCTGAAAAAACACAAAAAGCATTTCAAGGTTTTCAAGGAGAAAGTCAGAAAGAACATAGACAATACCATGCTCAGAAGAGTGCTACCTAAGGGAAGAAAGCTGACCGATCTGAGGTGTGAGGTTGTTGAGGGCAACATAACCTTCGCCAGACAGCTGGCAACATACCCAATTCTCGTCGGGATACAGGGCAAATATCCGAGAAACGAGTTTTTAGATGCCAGAGTAGTTGATTATGGTAGAAGGAGCGTAACGGCAATCAAATGCTGA
- a CDS encoding ORC1-type DNA replication protein — MEGINIFENILNSKKIFKNRDVLRHSYTPDYLPHRKEQIEAIASVLVSALRGETPSNILIYGMTGTGKTATVRFVGNELEKYSLRTNTRCYMHYINCEIIDTQYRVLATLAKNLGRNVPMTGWPTDRVYEEVRYAIDKREQTVIIVLDEIDKLVKKGDDVLYSLSRINSELERSRVSLIGITNDLKFKSFLDPRVISSLSEEEILFPPYNAEQLRDILMQRAELAFYDNVLDPEVIPYCSAIAAHEHGDARKALDLLRVSGEIAEREGASRVTVDHVKKAVRKIECDNVVEAVRTLPTQNKILLFSMILLHMAGRTKFTTGEVYTVYKSLCKKVGMDVLTQRRISDLISELDMLGIINSIIISKGRYGRTREIKLDVPIDSVKKVILEDYRLQLLSKSEDTLRTHISLDLFGTAF; from the coding sequence ATGGAGGGCATTAACATTTTTGAGAATATATTAAACTCAAAGAAGATTTTCAAAAACAGGGATGTGTTGAGGCATTCATATACTCCGGACTATCTGCCCCACAGAAAGGAGCAGATCGAAGCCATTGCATCTGTTCTCGTATCTGCTTTAAGGGGTGAGACGCCCTCGAACATACTGATATATGGTATGACCGGAACGGGAAAAACCGCAACCGTCAGATTTGTTGGTAACGAGCTTGAAAAATACAGCCTTAGAACCAATACGAGATGCTACATGCATTACATTAATTGTGAGATAATAGATACTCAGTATAGGGTTCTCGCAACCCTCGCCAAAAACCTTGGAAGAAATGTCCCCATGACTGGCTGGCCCACGGATCGGGTTTATGAGGAGGTTAGATACGCTATTGATAAGCGGGAGCAGACCGTGATCATCGTGCTGGATGAGATAGACAAGCTCGTTAAGAAGGGAGATGATGTACTTTACAGTCTTTCAAGAATAAACTCCGAGCTTGAGAGGTCGAGGGTCAGCCTGATTGGTATAACAAACGACCTGAAGTTCAAGAGCTTCCTCGACCCAAGAGTTATAAGCTCTCTCAGCGAGGAGGAGATCCTCTTCCCGCCATACAATGCGGAACAGCTGAGAGATATTCTCATGCAGAGGGCTGAGCTTGCATTTTACGACAATGTGCTCGACCCAGAAGTCATTCCATACTGCTCAGCCATTGCGGCACATGAGCATGGCGATGCGAGAAAGGCTCTGGATCTGCTGAGGGTGAGCGGAGAGATAGCTGAAAGGGAAGGAGCCAGCAGGGTTACAGTAGATCATGTCAAGAAAGCTGTAAGGAAGATAGAGTGCGATAATGTTGTTGAAGCAGTAAGAACACTGCCAACCCAGAACAAGATACTGCTGTTCAGCATGATACTACTGCATATGGCCGGAAGGACGAAGTTCACAACCGGAGAGGTATATACTGTTTACAAATCGCTGTGCAAGAAAGTCGGGATGGATGTACTAACTCAGAGAAGGATCAGTGATCTGATCTCAGAGCTTGATATGCTCGGCATAATAAATTCCATAATAATATCTAAGGGCAGGTATGGCAGAACAAGAGAGATAAAGCTTGATGTTCCAATTGACTCCGTCAAAAAAGTTATACTCGAGGATTACAGGCTACAGCTTCTCTCAAAATCAGAGGACACCCTCAGAACACACATATCCCTCGATCTGTTTGGGACAGCGTTTTAA
- the hsp20 gene encoding archaeal heat shock protein Hsp20: MPWKRRRKTYRDWDDIFDEMFEMFSFPFSEEFDEIFKRITRDFNEIFRSMPESKPIIRGFSIRIGPDGKPEIKEFGTKFEGGIKGIEERKPLIDVMETDEEVQIIAEMPGVNKEDIDLNATETTLEIKADGENRKYFETVELPAEVIPESAKARYNNGVLEVVMKKKHPKKEQKKKIDIE, encoded by the coding sequence GTGCCGTGGAAAAGAAGAAGGAAGACCTATAGAGATTGGGATGATATATTTGATGAGATGTTTGAGATGTTCAGCTTCCCGTTCAGCGAGGAGTTCGATGAGATATTCAAGAGGATAACAAGGGACTTCAACGAGATTTTCAGGAGCATGCCAGAATCAAAGCCAATAATAAGGGGATTCTCGATAAGAATCGGCCCTGACGGGAAGCCGGAGATAAAGGAGTTCGGTACGAAGTTCGAGGGTGGCATAAAGGGAATTGAAGAGAGAAAGCCGCTGATCGATGTCATGGAAACCGATGAGGAGGTTCAGATCATTGCGGAGATGCCGGGAGTTAACAAGGAGGACATCGATCTTAATGCAACCGAAACAACGCTGGAGATCAAGGCTGATGGAGAGAACAGGAAGTACTTCGAGACCGTAGAGCTTCCAGCAGAAGTGATCCCGGAGTCAGCGAAGGCGAGGTACAACAACGGTGTGCTTGAGGTTGTGATGAAGAAGAAGCATCCAAAGAAAGAACAGAAAAAGAAAATAGATATCGAATAA
- a CDS encoding CDC48 family AAA ATPase: MEDITLRVGEAYYRDVGRGIARIDPEVMDRYDIQSGDVIEIIGKNSVPAIVWPGYPEDKGKGIIRIDGSLRNNAGVGIDDKVRIKKVSTKMAEKVTLAPTEPVRLMGGEAYLLRVLEGRPIKKGQKIRVEIFGHTLTFVVTSTRPSGVVIVSRSTAIELKDKPVEEVKRSVPNVTYEDIGGLKRELRLVREMIELPLKHPEIFQQVGIDPPKGVLLYGPPGTGKTLIAKAVANEVDAHFITLSGPEIMSKYYGESEQRLREIFEEAKENTPAIIFIDEIDSIAPKREEVTGEVERRVVAQLLALMDGLESRGEVIVIAATNRPDAIDPALRRPGRFDREIEIGVPDRDGRLEILQIHTRSMPLADDVNLEELADLTVGFVGADLEALAKEAAMHAIRKMLETGKIDIEVEEIPDEVLAEIKVTREDFLEALKNIEPSAMREVLVEVPNITWDDVGGLEQAKQELKEAVEWPLKYPELFKAINIKPPKGILLYGPPGTGKTLLAKAVANESNANFISVKGPELLSKWVGESEKHVREMFRKARQVAPAILFFDEIDSLAPRRGGIGDSQVTERVVSQLLTELDGLEELKDVVVIAATNRPDIVDPALLRPGRIERHILIPAPDKESRKQILQIHTRGMPLDKIDFDELAEKTEGYSGADIEALCREAGMLALREKLKAGLSKEEISKVAKEIKVTRKHFEKAMEKIKPSLTNEDLERYKKIVEDFHKMYL; the protein is encoded by the coding sequence ATGGAAGATATCACGCTTAGAGTTGGTGAGGCTTACTACAGGGATGTGGGAAGAGGTATAGCGAGGATAGATCCTGAGGTCATGGATAGATATGACATTCAGAGCGGTGATGTCATCGAGATCATCGGAAAGAACAGTGTTCCGGCGATAGTCTGGCCAGGGTATCCTGAGGATAAGGGCAAAGGAATCATAAGAATCGATGGGAGTCTGAGGAACAACGCTGGAGTTGGCATAGATGACAAGGTCAGGATCAAGAAGGTATCGACAAAGATGGCTGAAAAGGTGACACTCGCCCCAACCGAGCCGGTAAGGTTGATGGGTGGAGAGGCCTACCTGCTCAGGGTCCTCGAAGGCAGACCGATAAAGAAGGGACAGAAGATAAGGGTTGAGATATTCGGCCATACGCTAACCTTCGTTGTGACATCAACCAGACCATCGGGAGTGGTCATAGTCTCAAGAAGCACGGCTATAGAACTCAAGGACAAGCCGGTTGAGGAAGTGAAGAGGTCTGTGCCAAATGTAACCTACGAGGACATAGGTGGTCTGAAGAGGGAGTTGAGGCTAGTTAGAGAAATGATCGAGCTACCGCTAAAGCATCCGGAGATATTCCAGCAAGTTGGCATAGACCCGCCCAAGGGAGTGTTGTTGTATGGTCCTCCAGGCACAGGTAAGACGCTGATAGCTAAAGCAGTTGCCAACGAGGTGGATGCACACTTCATAACCCTGAGCGGGCCGGAGATAATGAGCAAGTACTACGGTGAGAGCGAGCAGAGACTGAGGGAGATATTCGAGGAGGCAAAGGAGAATACTCCGGCGATAATATTCATCGATGAGATCGATTCAATAGCTCCAAAAAGGGAAGAGGTCACGGGAGAGGTTGAAAGGAGAGTCGTGGCTCAGTTGCTGGCTTTAATGGATGGACTTGAGTCCAGAGGAGAGGTCATAGTCATTGCAGCGACGAACAGGCCGGATGCTATAGATCCTGCCCTGAGAAGGCCGGGAAGGTTCGACAGAGAGATAGAGATTGGTGTGCCTGATAGAGATGGCAGGTTGGAGATACTGCAGATTCACACAAGAAGCATGCCTCTGGCAGACGATGTAAACCTTGAAGAGCTTGCAGACCTAACAGTTGGGTTCGTTGGAGCGGATCTTGAAGCTCTGGCCAAGGAGGCTGCAATGCATGCGATCAGGAAGATGCTTGAGACAGGGAAGATCGACATAGAGGTAGAGGAAATCCCAGACGAGGTGCTCGCAGAGATTAAAGTTACAAGAGAGGACTTCCTTGAAGCTCTGAAAAACATCGAGCCATCGGCGATGAGGGAGGTGCTGGTGGAGGTTCCAAATATCACATGGGATGATGTTGGAGGTCTTGAGCAGGCAAAGCAGGAGCTTAAGGAGGCAGTGGAGTGGCCGCTGAAGTACCCAGAGCTGTTCAAGGCCATAAACATAAAACCACCCAAGGGAATCCTGCTGTATGGCCCTCCAGGTACAGGAAAGACGCTGCTGGCTAAAGCGGTAGCGAACGAGAGCAATGCGAACTTCATCAGCGTTAAAGGTCCAGAGCTGCTGAGCAAGTGGGTTGGAGAGAGTGAAAAGCATGTCAGAGAGATGTTCAGAAAGGCAAGGCAGGTAGCTCCGGCAATATTGTTCTTCGATGAGATCGACAGCCTGGCTCCAAGAAGGGGAGGCATTGGAGACTCTCAGGTTACAGAGAGGGTTGTCAGCCAGCTCCTGACAGAGCTGGACGGGCTTGAAGAGCTCAAGGATGTTGTGGTCATTGCAGCGACGAACAGACCGGATATAGTGGACCCGGCATTGCTCAGACCGGGAAGGATAGAGAGACACATACTGATTCCCGCCCCTGACAAGGAGTCAAGAAAGCAGATACTGCAGATCCATACGAGAGGTATGCCGTTGGACAAAATCGACTTCGATGAGCTGGCGGAGAAGACTGAAGGCTACAGCGGTGCGGACATCGAGGCATTGTGCAGAGAGGCTGGAATGCTGGCGCTGAGAGAGAAGCTGAAAGCTGGATTATCTAAAGAAGAGATCAGCAAGGTCGCCAAGGAGATCAAGGTTACAAGGAAGCACTTTGAGAAGGCAATGGAGAAGATAAAGCCGAGCCTGACGAATGAAGATCTGGAGAGGTACAAGAAAATAGTTGAGGACTTTCATAAGATGTATCTCTAA
- a CDS encoding metalloregulator ArsR/SmtB family transcription factor: protein MDANTILEALGNDSRRRILSLLAKKPCYVSEISFALKMAPKAVIEHLEKLEKAGLIKSFEDGRRRYYYINQNMRVEVSIAPHMFQTSVISREAPDLDKAIKEARRLFDEINRSNFFRNISDIYRNLMNLREAQERFSMIQNYIFSKFSEMFERFLDEVERFVEDDYERIVLLGLSKGARSAVEIAEEFGLPYTEVEKAIERLKNKGIVREVMRDGKFEFAIKC, encoded by the coding sequence ATGGACGCGAACACGATACTTGAGGCACTTGGGAACGATAGCAGGAGGAGAATCCTGTCATTGCTAGCGAAGAAGCCGTGTTATGTGAGCGAGATCTCTTTCGCTTTAAAAATGGCACCCAAGGCCGTCATTGAGCATCTTGAAAAACTGGAGAAAGCGGGGCTGATAAAGAGCTTCGAAGATGGCAGGAGGAGGTACTACTATATAAACCAGAACATGAGGGTCGAGGTATCCATCGCCCCACACATGTTTCAAACCAGTGTTATCAGCAGGGAGGCTCCAGATCTGGACAAAGCCATCAAAGAGGCTCGCAGATTGTTCGATGAGATCAATAGATCAAACTTCTTCAGAAACATTTCGGACATATACAGGAATCTAATGAACCTGAGGGAGGCTCAGGAGAGGTTCTCGATGATTCAGAACTACATATTCAGCAAGTTCAGCGAGATGTTCGAGAGGTTTCTGGATGAAGTCGAGAGGTTCGTTGAGGATGACTACGAGAGGATCGTCCTCCTTGGCTTATCAAAGGGTGCGAGGAGTGCGGTTGAGATAGCCGAGGAGTTCGGGTTGCCATATACTGAAGTTGAAAAAGCAATCGAGAGGTTGAAGAATAAAGGAATCGTGAGAGAGGTAATGAGAGATGGGAAGTTTGAGTTCGCGATCAAATGTTAA
- a CDS encoding carbon-nitrogen hydrolase family protein, with product MEVHVSAVQCLVGSEKSFESAKKLIDGGIEAGVELFLLPEYFSYTPSNFNMERSEETIEFIKKVSREHDCIVAGNVLIKTDEGYMNSLHIFDSGDLVGIQEKIHPTSSEKELGIIAGKEAKVFDVRGFRLGALICADILYPEICRVMALKNAEIILNPVVSFKKNSLPAKELRHCLYFTRSFDNAYAIVKAGGTGITFLGSETAGRSLISTPFGIEAIYSNEDSEELVSSKIDISMLRDYRKINYSISDRNVLAYRDLLS from the coding sequence ATGGAAGTGCATGTTTCTGCAGTTCAATGCCTGGTTGGGTCAGAGAAGTCTTTTGAGAGTGCTAAAAAGCTGATAGATGGAGGTATTGAAGCTGGAGTGGAGCTTTTTCTCCTTCCAGAGTACTTTTCCTATACTCCTTCAAACTTCAATATGGAGAGGAGCGAGGAGACCATCGAGTTCATAAAAAAAGTCAGCAGGGAGCATGACTGCATTGTCGCTGGAAATGTTCTGATTAAGACAGATGAGGGTTACATGAACTCCCTGCACATTTTCGACAGTGGAGACCTTGTTGGAATTCAGGAAAAAATCCATCCAACCTCATCAGAAAAAGAGCTTGGAATCATTGCCGGAAAGGAAGCGAAGGTATTCGATGTCAGGGGTTTCAGGCTCGGTGCGTTAATCTGTGCGGACATTCTGTACCCCGAAATATGTCGTGTTATGGCTCTGAAGAATGCTGAAATCATACTGAATCCGGTTGTATCCTTCAAGAAAAACAGCCTGCCAGCAAAGGAACTCAGACACTGTCTGTACTTCACGAGATCTTTTGATAATGCGTATGCGATAGTAAAGGCTGGTGGAACAGGGATAACCTTTCTGGGGTCTGAAACTGCTGGCAGGAGCCTGATCTCAACACCCTTCGGGATTGAAGCAATCTATAGCAACGAAGATTCAGAAGAACTCGTTTCCTCAAAAATAGACATTAGCATGCTGAGGGACTATAGAAAAATAAATTACAGCATTTCCGATAGAAATGTTCTGGCATACAGAGATCTTTTGAGTTGA